One Thioclava electrotropha DNA segment encodes these proteins:
- a CDS encoding hybrid sensor histidine kinase/response regulator, whose product MSETSRERLTQAGLNLIGQALSIFDSDLRLAVSNRQYQLMFDLPDTLTQPGTTFEDTIRFLVTRGEYGEVDDIEAAVRERVETARAFEAHYMERQRANGRTISVEGAPLPEGGWVTVYTDITPVKRQEALLRARSEELSDQLLDHAEALAAANRELAATNMALEETSRQLAITEARTRQVTEMMPAHIARVDRNLIYTFSNRRLSTVMPGSLANAVGHHASEALGPETYRKITPGFRRALAGEASVVEITHDPSGRRIRVALTPDLASKNEVSGVYILSTDVTHEAQARAALAQSAKRELAAQLSSGLAHDFANLLTIILGLQGRLERMEGLPADAQDAIRATLGAARRGGTLLDRIAAISGPRELRPQAVVLDDLFDDLAAMAGPTLHDPVTLDFDNSDLKDPILLDPGPLQDSLLNLILNANHAMRAEGGTIRIEARAVRDTWVEIAVTDQGGGFSEEALEHALDPFFTTKGNEGSGLGLSMVYDQTKLAGGTLRLANTEDGARVTMRLPLKPAARQAEPMMVLLVEDDEDIRASTRDMLRAMDHTVVEAGTIAEAEALLNLPDIALVLSDIQLPGTRSGVDLAREIRNQVPMILMTSLPPGDALRAQAPCPVLQKPFTAAQLAALLAGVPR is encoded by the coding sequence GTGAGCGAAACAAGCCGCGAGCGGCTGACACAGGCGGGGCTGAACCTGATCGGACAGGCGCTGTCGATCTTCGACAGCGATCTGCGGCTCGCCGTGTCGAACCGCCAATATCAGCTGATGTTCGACCTGCCCGACACGCTGACCCAGCCCGGCACCACCTTCGAGGACACGATTCGCTTCCTCGTGACGCGGGGCGAATATGGCGAGGTCGACGATATCGAGGCCGCCGTCCGCGAGCGTGTCGAGACCGCCCGCGCCTTCGAGGCCCATTACATGGAGCGCCAGCGGGCGAACGGGCGCACGATCTCGGTCGAAGGCGCGCCGCTGCCCGAAGGCGGCTGGGTCACGGTCTATACCGATATCACGCCGGTGAAGCGGCAAGAGGCGCTGTTGCGTGCGCGGTCCGAGGAATTGTCAGACCAGCTGCTCGACCATGCCGAGGCGCTGGCGGCGGCGAACCGGGAACTGGCCGCGACCAACATGGCGCTGGAGGAAACCTCGCGCCAGCTGGCGATCACCGAGGCCCGCACCCGGCAGGTGACCGAGATGATGCCCGCCCATATCGCGCGCGTCGATCGCAACCTGATCTACACCTTTTCCAACCGGCGCCTGTCGACCGTGATGCCCGGCTCGCTCGCCAATGCGGTCGGCCACCACGCGAGCGAGGCGCTCGGCCCCGAGACCTATCGCAAGATCACCCCCGGGTTTCGGCGCGCGCTGGCGGGCGAGGCGAGCGTCGTCGAGATCACCCATGACCCGTCGGGCCGGCGCATCCGCGTCGCGCTGACCCCCGACCTTGCCAGCAAGAACGAGGTGAGCGGGGTCTATATCCTCTCCACCGACGTCACGCATGAGGCGCAGGCCCGCGCAGCACTCGCGCAATCCGCGAAGCGCGAATTGGCAGCACAGCTCTCCTCGGGGCTCGCGCATGACTTCGCCAATCTCCTGACCATCATCCTCGGTCTGCAGGGGCGGCTCGAACGGATGGAGGGGCTGCCCGCCGACGCGCAGGACGCGATCCGGGCGACCCTTGGCGCGGCCCGGCGCGGCGGCACGCTTCTCGACCGGATCGCCGCGATCTCCGGCCCGCGCGAGTTGCGCCCGCAGGCGGTGGTGCTGGACGATCTCTTCGACGATCTCGCCGCGATGGCGGGGCCGACCCTTCATGATCCGGTGACGCTCGATTTCGACAATAGCGATCTGAAAGACCCGATCCTGCTCGATCCCGGCCCGTTGCAGGACAGCCTGCTGAACCTGATCCTGAACGCCAATCACGCGATGCGCGCCGAGGGCGGCACGATCCGGATCGAGGCCCGCGCGGTGCGCGATACGTGGGTCGAGATCGCCGTGACCGATCAGGGCGGCGGGTTCTCGGAAGAGGCGCTCGAACATGCGCTTGATCCGTTCTTCACGACCAAGGGCAATGAGGGTTCCGGGCTTGGCCTGTCGATGGTCTATGACCAAACCAAGCTCGCGGGCGGCACGCTGCGGCTGGCCAATACCGAGGACGGCGCGCGCGTCACGATGCGCCTGCCACTGAAACCGGCCGCGCGCCAGGCTGAGCCGATGATGGTGCTCTTGGTCGAGGATGACGAGGACATTCGCGCCAGCACCCGAGACATGCTGCGCGCGATGGATCACACGGTCGTCGAGGCGGGCACGATCGCCGAGGCCGAGGCCCTGCTGAACCTGCCCGATATCGCGCTGGTTCTGTCGGATATCCAGCTGCCCGGAACGCGCAGCGGGGTGGATCTTGCCCGCGAAATCCGCAATCAGGTTCCCATGATCCTGATGACCTCGCTGCCGCCGGGCGATGCGCTGCGCGCGCAGGCTCCCTGCCCGGTCCTTCAGAAACCCTTTACCGCCGCGCAGCTTGCGGCGCTGCTTGCGGGAGTGCCTCGATGA
- a CDS encoding DUF2062 domain-containing protein has product MVFRRREKRGLLANLREAIWPRSGWSRAFQYVKHRVNRLPDRPHRIARGVWAGVLVSFTPLFGFHFVSAAAVAWIMRGNILAAILATFFGNPVTFPIIAVFSTKLGHKILGDRLDHGGEPESLLQTFQAASHDLLHNFWAMFTPEHAEWSGLERFFTDVWLPYLIGGIGPGVIAATICYYVSLPIITAYQNRRRSKLKSRLEKMRAKIKREERAAVAKAENSDE; this is encoded by the coding sequence GTGGTCTTCAGACGACGCGAAAAACGGGGGCTTCTGGCCAACCTGCGCGAGGCAATCTGGCCGCGTTCGGGCTGGTCCCGCGCTTTCCAGTACGTCAAGCACCGGGTCAACCGGCTTCCCGACCGACCTCACCGGATCGCGCGCGGCGTCTGGGCCGGGGTCCTGGTCTCGTTCACGCCGCTTTTCGGATTTCACTTCGTCAGCGCTGCGGCCGTGGCCTGGATCATGCGCGGCAATATCCTCGCCGCGATCCTCGCCACCTTCTTCGGCAACCCAGTCACCTTCCCGATCATAGCGGTCTTCTCGACGAAACTGGGCCACAAGATCCTCGGCGACCGGCTCGATCATGGCGGGGAACCGGAAAGCCTGCTGCAGACCTTTCAGGCGGCGAGCCACGATCTGCTGCATAACTTCTGGGCGATGTTCACCCCCGAGCATGCGGAATGGAGCGGGCTGGAGCGGTTCTTCACCGATGTCTGGCTGCCCTATCTGATCGGCGGGATCGGTCCCGGCGTGATCGCGGCGACGATTTGCTACTACGTGTCCCTGCCGATCATCACGGCCTATCAGAACCGCCGCCGCAGCAAGCTCAAGTCGCGGCTGGAAAAGATGCGGGCGAAGATCAAGCGCGAGGAACGCGCTGCGGTGGCGAAGGCCGAGAACTCCGACGAGTGA
- a CDS encoding WGR domain-containing protein — protein sequence MLNLLLHTPTSRRFYRVEVSDNLFGEYTVLREWGLQGQTGASCLRWFSNLRDAVHAAERFRRRAQRRGYALSEAGAGEAQA from the coding sequence ATGCTCAATCTCCTTCTTCACACGCCGACGTCGCGACGGTTCTATCGCGTGGAAGTCTCCGACAACCTGTTCGGAGAATATACCGTGTTGCGCGAATGGGGCCTGCAGGGCCAGACCGGGGCGTCCTGTCTGCGGTGGTTTTCCAACCTGCGCGACGCGGTCCATGCGGCGGAGCGGTTTCGCCGCCGGGCGCAGCGCCGCGGCTATGCGCTGAGCGAAGCGGGCGCGGGCGAAGCGCAGGCCTGA
- a CDS encoding RelA/SpoT family protein → MIDVEDLIALVRNYNPKTDADLIRKAYAYGKDMHEGQFRHSGEPYFSHPVAVAAILTEQRLDDATIVTALLHDTIEDTRSTYGEVSEMFGEQIAELVDGVTKLTNLQLSNAASKQAENFRKLFMAMSKDLRVILVKLADRLHNMRTIRSMRAEKQAQKARETMEIYAPLAGRMGMQWMREELEDLAFKVLNPEARTSIIRRFVSLQKETGDVIPKITADIRALLEDEDIDADVFGRAKRPYSIWRKMEEKQLTFSRLSDIYGFRVITRTEMDCYRVLGLIHHRWRAVPTRFKDYISQPKTNGYRSIHTTVSGRDGKRVEVQIRTRQMHEVAEAGVAAHWSYRDGERAQNPFAVDPAKWLASLSERFSDPDGDGDHDEFLENVKLEMYSDQVFCFTPKGDVVKLPKGATPIDFAYAIHTRIGNSCVGAKVDGIRVPLWTRLKNGQSVEVITASGQRPQLTWLDIVATGRAKAAIRKSLREEDRDRFIKLGQELARVAFEHVGRRVTDKALRTAGKALGIGDQDEVLARLGSAELAASDVLDALYPELAQRREGTEIEPTRAVLGLGADQSFRRADCCQPLPGERIVGITYRGKGVVIHAIDCPALEEFEDQPERWVDLHWKTGQHPPAYTATLKVTISNDAGVLGHICTLIGQQKANISDLDFVERKPDFYSVLVEVELCDAEHMHRLLTALEAESDVAQVERIRNLSRKP, encoded by the coding sequence ATGATCGACGTCGAAGACCTGATCGCGCTCGTCCGCAATTATAATCCCAAGACCGATGCGGATCTGATCCGAAAGGCCTATGCCTACGGAAAAGACATGCATGAAGGGCAGTTCCGGCATTCGGGCGAGCCCTATTTTTCGCATCCTGTCGCAGTGGCGGCGATCCTGACCGAGCAGCGTCTGGATGATGCGACAATCGTAACCGCCCTTCTGCACGACACGATCGAAGACACGCGCTCGACCTATGGCGAAGTGTCCGAGATGTTCGGCGAGCAGATCGCCGAGCTGGTCGATGGCGTCACCAAGCTGACCAACCTGCAACTTTCGAACGCGGCCTCGAAACAGGCGGAGAACTTCCGCAAGCTGTTCATGGCGATGTCGAAAGACCTGCGGGTGATCCTCGTGAAACTCGCCGACCGTCTGCACAACATGCGCACGATCCGTTCGATGCGAGCGGAGAAGCAGGCGCAAAAAGCGCGCGAGACGATGGAGATCTACGCGCCACTCGCAGGCCGGATGGGTATGCAATGGATGCGCGAGGAGCTTGAAGACCTCGCCTTCAAGGTGCTCAACCCCGAGGCGCGTACCTCGATCATCCGCCGCTTCGTCAGCCTGCAGAAGGAAACCGGCGATGTGATCCCGAAGATCACCGCCGACATCCGCGCGCTGCTCGAAGACGAGGATATCGACGCCGACGTCTTCGGTCGCGCGAAGCGGCCCTATTCGATCTGGCGCAAGATGGAGGAGAAGCAGCTCACCTTCTCGCGCCTGTCGGATATCTACGGTTTCCGCGTCATTACCCGCACCGAGATGGATTGCTACCGGGTGCTGGGCCTGATCCACCACCGCTGGCGCGCGGTGCCGACCCGGTTCAAGGATTACATCAGCCAGCCGAAAACCAACGGCTACCGCTCGATCCATACCACCGTTTCGGGGCGTGACGGCAAGCGCGTCGAGGTGCAGATCCGCACCCGGCAGATGCACGAAGTGGCCGAGGCGGGCGTCGCGGCGCACTGGTCCTATCGCGACGGCGAGCGGGCGCAGAACCCCTTCGCGGTCGATCCGGCGAAATGGCTCGCCTCGCTCAGCGAGCGGTTCTCGGACCCCGATGGCGATGGCGATCACGACGAGTTTCTCGAGAACGTCAAACTCGAGATGTATTCCGATCAGGTCTTCTGCTTCACCCCGAAAGGCGATGTGGTGAAGCTGCCCAAGGGCGCGACCCCGATCGATTTCGCCTATGCGATCCACACGCGGATCGGCAATAGCTGCGTCGGCGCCAAGGTCGACGGCATCCGCGTGCCGCTCTGGACCCGGCTGAAGAACGGCCAGTCGGTCGAGGTGATCACCGCTTCGGGCCAGCGTCCGCAGCTGACCTGGCTCGATATAGTGGCGACCGGGCGCGCCAAGGCCGCGATCCGCAAGTCGCTGCGCGAGGAAGATCGCGACCGCTTCATCAAGCTGGGGCAGGAACTTGCGCGGGTGGCCTTCGAGCATGTCGGCCGCCGCGTGACCGACAAGGCGCTGCGCACCGCCGGCAAGGCGCTGGGGATCGGCGATCAGGACGAAGTTCTCGCCCGGCTCGGCTCCGCCGAGCTCGCGGCCTCGGATGTGCTCGACGCGCTTTACCCGGAGCTCGCCCAACGCCGCGAAGGCACCGAGATCGAGCCGACCCGCGCCGTTCTGGGCCTCGGCGCCGATCAGAGCTTCCGCCGCGCCGATTGCTGCCAGCCGCTGCCGGGCGAGCGCATCGTCGGCATCACCTATCGCGGCAAGGGCGTGGTGATCCATGCCATCGACTGTCCCGCACTCGAAGAGTTCGAGGATCAGCCCGAACGCTGGGTCGATCTGCATTGGAAGACCGGGCAACACCCGCCCGCCTACACCGCGACCCTGAAGGTCACGATCTCGAACGATGCTGGCGTGCTGGGACATATCTGCACATTGATCGGTCAGCAGAAGGCAAATATCTCGGACCTCGACTTTGTGGAGCGCAAGCCGGACTTCTATTCGGTTCTCGTCGAGGTCGAACTGTGCGATGCAGAACATATGCATCGCCTGCTTACCGCCTTGGAGGCGGAGAGCGACGTGGCACAGGTGGAGCGGATCAGAAACCTGTCGCGCAAACCCTGA
- a CDS encoding response regulator transcription factor: MSADHPLVAILDDEPEIRRMLSDALEEAGFRTTCYGRATEFEAGLKRSSPDVCLVDLGLPDRDGLALVHRLALESGAAIIIISGRAQVQDRVTGLELGADDYIIKPFDPAEVVARIRARLRKGRSEGPAQAQTAHFAGWTAHFDRYLLVAEDGAETSFSHAEGEVLRLFLESPNRLITRAQMQESLGGAAGESFDRAMDVRISRLRTKLGEDPKNPRLIKTIYGAGYIFLGEVRWS, encoded by the coding sequence ATGAGTGCCGACCATCCCCTTGTCGCGATCCTCGACGACGAGCCCGAAATCCGCCGGATGCTTTCCGACGCGCTCGAAGAGGCCGGGTTCCGCACGACCTGCTACGGCCGCGCGACCGAGTTCGAAGCCGGGCTGAAGCGCTCCTCCCCCGATGTCTGCCTCGTCGATCTGGGCCTGCCCGATCGCGACGGGCTGGCGCTGGTGCATCGGCTGGCGCTGGAGTCGGGGGCCGCGATCATCATCATCTCGGGCCGCGCGCAGGTGCAGGACCGCGTGACGGGGCTGGAGCTTGGCGCGGATGATTACATCATCAAGCCCTTCGATCCGGCCGAGGTCGTGGCCCGCATCCGTGCGCGCCTGCGCAAGGGACGCAGCGAGGGCCCGGCGCAGGCGCAGACCGCCCATTTCGCAGGCTGGACCGCACATTTCGACCGCTACCTTCTGGTGGCGGAGGACGGGGCCGAAACCTCTTTCTCCCATGCCGAAGGCGAAGTGCTGCGGCTGTTTCTGGAAAGCCCGAACCGGCTGATCACCCGCGCGCAGATGCAGGAAAGCTTGGGCGGTGCGGCAGGCGAGAGCTTCGACCGGGCGATGGATGTGCGGATTTCGCGGCTGCGCACGAAGCTGGGCGAAGATCCGAAAAACCCGCGCCTTATCAAGACCATCTACGGCGCAGGCTATATCTTCCTGGGCGAGGTCCGCTGGAGCTGA